The Ptychodera flava strain L36383 chromosome 18, AS_Pfla_20210202, whole genome shotgun sequence sequence TGCTTATCAATGCGAACATTTTCGTTAGAATCATCACATAAATATCGGAACACATTGAACAAACACCTTTGCCCTATGACTGTATTTGAAGACACAACATTGTGTCTGTTAACTGTTATCTCAGaaacttattttaatttcaaagtaCACACTAAAAGATGTTGTACCCTTTCCATTGGACTTTGAATCAAAACCATGTCAAAGTTAATCTAAGTTTTTGCACAATTTACCCCCGAAGATTTAACCATCCCTTCGCTCTTGCTATACCCACATTAACATTGAATAAGTATCTTGAGTTTTATGTACTGTTGATATAGTAAATGGTATAACGTAGAATTTAGTCttcgattttcaaaataatggtaTTGCTAAGAAGGAAATCTTTCCTCAAGTTTCAAGGTGAATAATTACATATTGAAGTATTACAACAACGATAAggttcaaatattgataaaactttTTACAAGAGAATCAGACCTAGGATCCAGCCaagctttaaggtagaacgcgcctccaGGAAGATAGTCGGAGTCTCAAATTTTACACAGTCTTcgtttctaatctaccacttgcggggcccattttaaagttcttgaagaaagaaaaaacttttactgtcttagtttttcgaaaaacgaaAATTTAATTCTTCGACTTTGACATACATTTTACTTGATATATACAACATGCCAATTGCTAAAACAATCGCAAATTGCTTACAGCACGATGTACAAATGGACAATTACAACTCTTACCTTAGAGATGGATCAACCACAGCTTTTCGGTCATCCTTGGCTCCCATTTTACACGTGCCACAAACGTGCCAAATAGTCAATGTCAGGTGGCGAACGACGTGTTCCCAATACTGGTCACTATCAACCTCATAAGGGCAGTTGTCAAACTTGAAATAGGTAGGTGTAATtctgttttattacaaaaatgacAGGACAGAGAATTAAACTATCAACTGCAGCAGTAAATACACGTCTGAAAGGTAGATTTCTACTTCAATAAGGTAATACTACTTTAGTACTCATATCCATCActcgctgtctgtctgtctgtctgtctgtctgtctgtctgtctgtctgtcttttcatTACATTATATCAATTTGCCTTACCCAAAATCTCTAAAAGCCTTTGTGCCCGTAAGCTTCTGAATAAAACGTACTCCCTGCAAGAAGATGAAATTAAAGTGAAGACCATTGTATTTCGCTCATCAATACATTACACTTGGTTACCAAGGTTAAATCATAATGTTTTCACTTACCCCTATCATAGTTTTTACGTCATCGGGGTCTTCCAGGTAGTGCGGATCTATTAGCGGATCGTCAAGCGGGTTTCTGCTCTTTAGCTTCAAGTCACCAACACTCTTTGGATGTAGCAGACCAGGCATGAAATGCAATCCTTCTCTTTCAGCAATCTTTTCTTTGCTTTCTGTGAACTCTAGAGCTTCATCGAACCTTTATcgaatttaaaggtatactccTGTCATAAAGTCGTCTTTTCATAGTGTTGAGATCGGAAAAGATAAattatgtttgtttacaaatcatCTCATCCGTACTTCGTAAATTCGTCACAGCCTATTTATCTTAAAATCGAACGTTTACGtgtgcaaaaaaaatgaaaaattctgtCATGTGTAAcatgtttgttttgaaaatatcatatgGCCAAGGGACAAAATAGATATGTTAAATTTCAAGGCTAACCTAAATACTACCATTACTAGTACTGATTAGTGTtcaattattggttaagatcaCAGGGGTTTCATGGGGTTTCATTGTATGCCTGCGATATCCTGCTGACATCCTGAATACAAATCCTGTTATTACTATTGTAATGGATTAATTATCGTACTTACTCGTCTGCATAGTTACTGATTTCTTTCTCATTAGGTCCAAAATTGTAAAAGGGGGAGTAGAAAACCTGTATATCTGGCCAGGGGATATCTTCCTGTTGTAAGGAAGGTAAATGTCAGTTAATAGGGTTATTACCTTTTATAGATACAGTGTTAAAACAGCTCGACGATCATTTGGCAACTctcattattttaatatttttatgtcaaCAAATGCCTCGAAATCAAAagattgaaactttgcacagacCTTCCGTTcgaaaaaaattaaaccatTTCCCCTCAcaaacaagaataaaattcactggTCATAGGGCAATATTTGGtagaagagaaacaaattacccaatattttaccaacacactagaaattcaatatggttgccatccatgtgttaactaTGTGGGGTAAAAAACCTTTCCCATGCTGTTAAAATCTTTATTTCCGAGCCTCCAAATGAGTCCTATCAATTGGTAGACAATATCGtataagtttgagagtccgaatatttaaCCCTTAGACGCATCCTATGCCAAATTTAAGTTCTCTTTTTTTCTGGATCGAATTGCATACTTTGAAGTACTTTTTATAGTGACCCTGATTTATATGCTTAATTGTGAAAGAAAAGCGTCAGCACGTTCTTAAAAGAAAAGCGTCAGCAAGAGTTTACAAACTTTCTGTGTCGAGTAGTGAGCATTCTGAAGGTTTGTGTGCCCGAATGTGAAAACTACCTTAGTCTTGATAAATCCGGCGACTTCGATGGCATTTGTAGTTAGGCAATCCTGCAAGGAACAATGGAGAAGTTTTGCTTACGTTCTTACGAAAATAAATCTGACATAAATCGGAAACCATTGTTTCAACAGAAATCTTTTGTAGTACTTTCAGCAGGGCACAGAATTCAGAAAATTTCAATCAGATTCGTTCAGGAAACACTCTCATATATACTCGCAATCATACACTGCACAGGGATTTAATCAGAGCAATGGCTACGTTGAACTGAGTTCAGGCAGCTTCGGGAGCAATTCTGTCCTCAATTACAAAAGGGTCGAACAAGTCAACACTTTACGTATATTTAATGTTCCTAGTATTTTGTTCATGAGGCCTCTTTTGAAACACAAGCGTCTGCATCATATTCTTAGTATACAGTGCGTAATGGAATCTTTAATATCTGGCACAACATCATACAATTCTGAGACTTTTATGTGAAGAGATAAAATTTACGAGAAGCTTTTGGTAATAATTTCTTTAGAGAGAACAAAAATCGCCAGCTTTTGTTATACTATTGACTACATGTTTTCTTATGTTCAATATATTTACTTTTCATTGCCATGCTTTAACGTCCGTTGTCATTTGTGGTCTACAATCTCCTGCcacattttctaaaatcaacgAATACAAAACTTTAGAAGTAAATTTTTGTGTATGCACGATATTAGATCATTGGCAATTATTTATTGAAGTCATACTAACCTTTGCAATCCCGCCTCCACTTCCATGATTTCTCATGATTATCATGATATGGTcctaaaatattgcaaaaaaatcaATTGATCATACACTTAAGTATAGTTTTACAGGGAATTTGGTGTTTGTAACGTTGTGATTATTAACttgtttgcatattcaatgaatctCTGTAATCCTGCTATATGTCAGTACTGAATGCACCGATATTGACGGGACTTGTACAATTCAGCGATCATACTTACGTCTACCTCTATCAGTGAAGCGATGTAATCATTGCCTTGATAAAGTTTTTAAGTGTTGCGTGATAGCTTATATGTGCGCGTGGGCGCTTTATGAACTCTACAGTATGTGATGGCATCGCAGTCTGAAAAATTGTAACTACTAGAACTCGTTTATTGAACCACACTTAATTAAAGGTGGAGATTTAACCAAGCTGTGTTGACCGTGATGTCTTCATAAGGTGACTGGgtgaatttactgaatttcatGCACATGACATTCTTTTTATTCGCTCATTTGCAAATGCAATAACTTTCTGTAATGGGGCTACATGGTAAGACTGAACTTACTAAGTTTGATCCGATTTCTCGGGTACATCGTTTACTCTTAAATTAAGTTGTGTCAAAAATTAGATGAGTGCGACATATAATAATAAGCTCATTTCGCAATTTTAATGTTTGTATTATTAGGCCATACATGGAAAAAAATGCACTGAGATTGATCATACTGCTTAATTATGCCGAAACGTTGCTTTGTACGACATGCTCATTCTTTGCCTATTTAGTAAAGTGCGGTTATAAGCTCATGTGATTATCTCAGAATAAGTGAATGCActgaatttaattttacttttaatgtacattggttatatttatatttaataaTGCTTGAAGTTGGATTTAGTATGACCTATCACTAtttgctcatttgcacattAAGTGCCTTacagcatagacagtagacccccctctactgtctatgctttcAGTAATCGGACACAAAGCAAAATCTGAATGCAACGACGTTGGACTAGTAAAACATTCATGAACGGCCAGTGCTTACATCCAAATAAGGTTGTGTATAGCATAAACAAACTTGTACTTTGGTTACTTCCTCTTCTTTTACTATATTTGTAAAGCATTCCGTTTGGCACACGGTCTGACTTGAGTCTTAGTTTGATTTCTATATGTAGTTCACTTTTGATCAATATCACCTATGCTACCAGCTGTACCTAGAGGGTTGCTCAGTATGACACCTAGTGTATATCAAACCTCGCAATGCCATCTAAACCtgattttctgtaaaaaaaaatttacaaaatgatagaccTACAGCATACTTAAGGTTTGGATTCGTTTTGCTATGAACTttacattatttacattattaatATTTTAGCGCGTATAGAGGCTAAAATTGCCGTTTGCAGTCAGCACCTCCCCTTGGTAAAAATTACCTTATTTGGAAAATGTATGAGAGTCACCTGTTATGAGCTCAACATCAACTGTTGCTAAGTGACAAGAACTAAACAGCTTTCAAACATGCTAAGCCTGAATGTTTGTTGATCTGTATCAAAAAAATGGTAAACCAACAGTATATATATTTTGCTCTGAAGTTTACAGCCTTGGATTCATATGTATAATTCTTGTTTTGAAGCATATAGTCAAAAAATGCGCCAAGATTGGCATTCGATGTTTAGCCTCTGTTCGGAAAAAATCCTTATCTGGTAAATATTTGTCACGTGGACATATTTATTTGATTGGGTGAGTTCTCGGACTGACTGCgaacaaagaaaacacaaagTTGTAGCTTTCTTAGGATGAACTTATTTACACCCATGACAGCGCACCATTAAAGTTCTACGTCACTGTTACCATAACTTTACATCAATTCTGATATTCACCTGCATGTTTTCACCGACTGGTAGGTCGCACAACACAGGTATTCCCATTTCTTCGAGATGGGCCTTTGGCCCAACACCAGACAACATTAAAAGCTACGTATAGACAAAAAATCGATTAATAtcgtcaatcaatcaatttatATTCATTACGGTAAAAACACCGATGCAGCCTAAATTGACACATAACAATATCTTAAGGTGGAGGACTACCTAATACCAATAAATCATATATGTTTTAGCTGGAAGGGTGAGGATTAAAATATTACCAGAAAAATGGATGTTGCCATTCTGCTTTTTGAGATAATTTACATCCAATCACCCATTACTCCACGATTTTGAGCACCAAACAcaactttttttacaaatttgaccCTTTCAACCGATACAATAATCATGGTtgataaaatttttattttattacacctGTGATTCTAAAACGTCTGCTACATGTATTATTTCCGATATAAACAACAGATAACTAAAAAAGAAGTAACTGATCTAATTATAACATAGATGTCacatatttaatatttcaaaatttgttgaaaaagtgCTGAAGAAAGTATTTTTGAATCAGaggtttttcaaagaaaaacctACAATTATGACGTTCCTTAAAAATCAAGCTCGGTGACTTAGTActtgtatttcttttttcattggGACATCTTTAAATTAACCacctgtgaaaatttcaccgtgACGAAATTTACGATATTCCTCGTATGTTTTCTGACATTTCAACACGCAATCCTATGCGACTGCTAATTTCCGGCTAACTCCTAGGTAGTCATGTACGTCACTCAAAGTGACAACCTTGAATCCCCAAAATAAGCATTGCCAAAACAAACTCAAGAATTTCTGAAACTATACCTCGCAGACATTCAGTATGCCCTGCACAAACCTGAGGAGAAGCTACGGAACCAGCCGATACGATCACTTCCTTATTCACATACACAATATCATTTTCTCCACTTTTTAGGAATTCTACAGCAGTTGCCTTCTTCTCCTCGAATACAATCTGTAAGCATACCACAAAGATAAAACAACGAGTTTCGATCTACATATCATTCGTTCCTTACCGATCGCATCGTAACTATAGCCGTATGGTTATATTTACTGTCATCGGAATTCGTTCATAATGGACTCTCAGGTAGCCAGGTCTCATTCATTTTCTCTGACTTTGCGTCGCTACTCTCAGCGAAGTCAAAGTGACAAAACGGCAAAAGTTATGTCGAAAAGTTATATTTGAAGGAAAGAAACCGTGTAAAACACACCTCATGAACACTGTATAATTATATATTCTCATACGTAAAATGTAGGCGAAGCAACAAGGCGAGTTTTGAAGAAATGAGATGAGATACCCGTATGATAGTTGCTAGCGTCTCTGTCCAAACCGTCAGATTAGCCCTCATCTTTGCCGGGTTCAGAAAAGCGACGGCTGTACTGCATCGTTTGCCGTCCTTGATAGTTGCTTGGAAATAGTTGAAAGCAATCTGAATATAACGAAATGGAAAAGAAAGTTGAGTATATCAAAAACGTAGGGGAGTATAGGACTCTCGATACACTTCATGTCGGCACAAAGGTGAAAGTTGACTTGAGTACACATTGCAGGAGTTATAATACAGTTACAGAACATAAGGCCTTAACAACCCACGCGAGTGTATATGTTAATTCCATCTCTATAGTTGGTTTGGTACTTCAGGATGCCCTTCTTTTCATCGTTAATATTGTTGTATCATCAAGTGGATTTCTATATTTATTATCTCAGAAATCAGATATCAATTGGTTTCGAGGCCTAGTCAAATGAAGGAGTATGATCATTGGTTGGTACAGGAAAGTGCACCCCGGCACTCTCATGTCAATATTGCCTGAGTATTAAAAAGGCATACTTCGTTGCTCAACGTGCTGAGGAATATTCAGAATCTGATACCAGATTCAAATAGCGCTAAAATAGATCAACGCTTTTATTTTCTTGTAtataatttctcaaaagtgtgcATGAGGGTATACTGCGAATGGTCATGTTGCGCGCACTTTGAGCCTACATATAGAAAGTGACGTGTACGTACTGTGTACTTTACCAAACGGATCGCTGAAAGTGTGACCTCTTGCAGAAACCGTACTGATGACCTTACCGTACTGTACCTTACACTAGGTCAACGCTAGTTATGCGAACTCCTTGAAGAAGACGCATGATCGCTATCAACTTAATATGGAACCTTCGACCGTCACCAGCACATAATGTTGCTAATTGCCCGAGAGGGATGTGCCATTATCGGACATGATATCTATTTCCTTatttgaactgaactgaactgaactacAAATATTGGTGACCAACTTCCAATTACACCAAGTTCTTGCAAAAGTTATTCAAGGTCATACGTCTTTCATTCTCACCTGATCAATGCCATTGTTAACATCCTTAACCGGCAATCCAAGTTCTTTAGCTACAATTAATTACAATGGAGAAAAGTATGAACGTCTTTTCAAGATTGTCACCCTCCGGTCTACAATACAGTTTCGGAAACAAATATGTCTTGTTGCACAACAGTTAAAGATTTTGCTGTTGTGTCACAGGCTAATGATGAAAAACAACGACTTAttcaaataatcgcaatcataccaatccataatccaataacactaggtcaaaatttgtaagacaatagttgtaacatagacacaaaacagcacagaacagacagtaaatagacggtcacaaacaaagtcaaattcatgaaagaagaatatatggacctctggccaaaagaccaagaagtgatttcaggtgtttcgaaaatagtaagcgcatcctgccccacatgtggcactcgccaaatatcaatctgtaagtcagataggtagtggtcactaactaaggccccatgtcaccgatgccatcagtgatcatttgtcgaagagagatatcgtatttatcaaccagcttgcgttacctgccaaaaaagcgtttgaatgtagagacaagtctttctctggtgtaaccttgatttaacagttgaaagagagatggccatgtctctctacaaaatcaccatataaactgcatgctcttgcatatcgaataagctgggaaatgtataacccataagcaggtgatacgatttaataaatatttaatataatataattgcATACCTGCTTCCATAACCACTTGGCTAAATTTGCATGTTGGTGTTACGTCAGACACGGTTAGAGGGCCCCCTTTGTTATGGTATTCAGTTTTTAAGTACTCCTCACtggataaaatgaaaattaccatggaaaaattgaaaaaagtgatTTATGTGCATTAGACATGATTTCGATGCCCTTCGCAAACGTGGTGAATTTCAAGAAGATTTACCTTTCATTATTTTGGCCTTCGGGCGGGAGGCATGCAGTACAAATAAAATTGTCACGGGCAATCGTGTGTAATAATTACGCTCGCGTGAAGTGCAAAGGTATATTTGCATACGCTTTTTTTTGGAAATTATCTTCATAGAATTGAAATggtccaatacaaaaataaattacatattttgaagAGATCCTTGCGGTCTGTTATCCTATGCCAATTCAACAATCAGATTAACGTCTTCTTACTCCTACCGGGTATAATAATCCCCATCCGTTATTCATTATTCAGTTGAAATGTACTGATTTCCTTAGTATTACTtactttgtattgttttcagattttagaAAGTATGGCAGTACTTCGTCGTAACTCCATCCTTCAGCTCCAAGTCTTGCCCATGAATCGTAGTCTTCTTTGCATCCTCTAACATACTGCATTCCATTGATACTGCTGGATCCACCAAGAACCtacatttcataatatttgattAAGTCTCTCGCTGTGATATGATGGGGAAGTCAGTGTACATGTAGCAGGAGTTGAAATGGCATGGTGGCAATTAGGGGCGCTGACAGGTCCACGGAGGATAAGTGCCCTGATAGCCGTTGGGCGTTGATGCTCGACAGTCGACAGTCACTTATGCCTTTTCTGTCTCTCATTGGTGCAGTTTATCATATTTATGATGGTCGGGGGAATCGCAAGCGAAAGGATACATAGACACAAGGGTCTCTCGTGCTTTTGGAACTCGCAGCTGCTCTTGGAATGCCCAGCTCGCGCCTTAGGCCCTACGCTTGTGATTCCCCACACCGTCGTGTGCGTGAGAGACTACATGTACAACAATAAGAGACAGCAAAGGCAGaaaggactgtcgacagtcgaCATTGGTgcaagcacagtcaatttctagCTCGGGTGTCACATTTGATAGGTCATATATAGTGACAATG is a genomic window containing:
- the LOC139116876 gene encoding alcohol dehydrogenase [acceptor]-like produces the protein MADKKQTFDFVIIGAGSAGCVLANRLTEDEGISVLLLEAGPEDTKPEIHIPMAQGFNLGTELDWQYKTVPQKHACFAMKDNRAIWNKGKVLGGSSSINGMQYVRGCKEDYDSWARLGAEGWSYDEVLPYFLKSENNTNEEYLKTEYHNKGGPLTVSDVTPTCKFSQVVMEAAKELGLPVKDVNNGIDQIAFNYFQATIKDGKRCSTAVAFLNPAKMRANLTVWTETLATIIRIVFEEKKATAVEFLKSGENDIVYVNKEVIVSAGSVASPQLLMLSGVGPKAHLEEMGIPVLCDLPVGENMQDHIMIIMRNHGSGGGIAKDCLTTNAIEVAGFIKTKEDIPWPDIQVFYSPFYNFGPNEKEISNYADEFDEALEFTESKEKIAEREGLHFMPGLLHPKSVGDLKLKSRNPLDDPLIDPHYLEDPDDVKTMIGGVRFIQKLTGTKAFRDFGITPTYFKFDNCPYEVDSDQYWEHVVRHLTLTIWHVCGTCKMGAKDDRKAVVDPSLRVRGLDNVRVVDASVMPHITSGNINAPVIMIGEKGADLIKQDLWS